A stretch of Dyella sp. BiH032 DNA encodes these proteins:
- the dcd gene encoding dCTP deaminase, with product MSIKSDKWIRRMAEQHGMIEPFEPGQVKVREGNRLVSYGTSSYGYDVRCAREFKIFTNINSTIVDPKAFDPTSFVDVEADVCIIPPNSFALARTVEYFRIPRSVLTICLGKSTYARCGIIVNVTPLEPEWEGHVTLEFSNTTPLPAKIYANEGVAQMLFLESDEECETSYRDRGGKYQGQRGVTLPRT from the coding sequence GTGAGCATCAAATCCGACAAGTGGATCCGGCGCATGGCCGAGCAGCACGGCATGATCGAGCCGTTCGAGCCGGGCCAGGTCAAGGTTCGCGAGGGCAACCGGCTGGTGTCGTACGGCACGTCGAGCTACGGCTACGACGTGCGCTGTGCGCGCGAGTTCAAGATCTTCACCAATATCAACTCCACCATCGTCGACCCGAAGGCCTTCGACCCGACCAGCTTCGTCGACGTGGAAGCGGACGTGTGCATCATTCCGCCGAACTCCTTCGCGCTCGCGCGCACGGTCGAGTACTTCCGCATCCCGCGCAGCGTGCTCACCATCTGCCTGGGCAAGAGCACGTATGCGCGCTGCGGCATCATCGTCAACGTCACGCCGCTGGAGCCGGAGTGGGAAGGCCACGTGACGCTGGAGTTCTCCAACACCACGCCGCTGCCCGCCAAGATCTATGCCAACGAGGGCGTGGCGCAGATGCTGTTCCTCGAATCCGACGAGGAATGCGAGACCAGCTACCGCGACCGCGGCGGCAAATACCAGGGGCAGCGCGGCGTCACTCTGCCGCGCACCTGA
- a CDS encoding HIT family protein produces the protein MSDAPFALDGRLAADTCHVASLPLCDVLLMNDARFPWLILVPRRPGLSEIADLPEADRTTLWQEVDRAAAALRAYAPCDKLNLGALGNIVRQLHVHVVARREGDAAWPGPVWGSGPTQPYAPEERDQLVERLRLALA, from the coding sequence ATGAGCGACGCACCGTTCGCGCTGGACGGCCGCCTCGCCGCCGACACTTGCCACGTCGCCAGCCTCCCGCTGTGCGACGTGCTGCTGATGAACGACGCTCGCTTCCCCTGGCTGATCCTCGTACCGCGCCGGCCGGGGCTGTCGGAAATCGCGGACCTGCCGGAAGCGGACCGGACCACACTGTGGCAGGAAGTGGACCGCGCCGCTGCCGCGCTGCGCGCCTACGCGCCCTGCGACAAGCTCAACCTTGGCGCGCTCGGCAATATCGTGCGGCAGCTGCACGTGCACGTGGTGGCGCGGCGCGAAGGAGACGCGGCATGGCCGGGCCCGGTGTGGGGCAGCGGGCCCACGCAACCCTACGCGCCGGAAGAGCGGGACCAGCTTGTCGAGCGCCTGCGGCTGGCCCTGGCATAA
- a CDS encoding dienelactone hydrolase family protein, with translation MGQNLNLPTSGTQCIGAYLAKPGGASRGGIVVIQEIFGVNEHIRSVADRLAAAGYTAIAPHFFDYLETGVEMGYSPETAARGKALVNELGMERAVEAVASAAEAIASAGRIGTVGFCWGGTVALLAATRLGFPSVSYYGARNLPYLDEQPKAPVMFHFGELDKSIPPEMVATHREKLPQMEIYTYPADHAFNRDVGPQYHEPSAVLAWDRTMGFFARELAAA, from the coding sequence ATGGGCCAGAACCTCAACCTCCCGACCTCCGGCACGCAGTGCATCGGCGCCTACCTGGCGAAGCCCGGAGGCGCTTCGCGGGGCGGCATCGTGGTGATCCAGGAAATTTTCGGCGTGAACGAGCACATCCGCAGTGTGGCGGACCGCCTGGCCGCTGCCGGCTATACCGCCATCGCACCGCACTTCTTCGATTACCTGGAGACAGGGGTGGAGATGGGCTACAGCCCCGAAACGGCGGCGCGCGGCAAGGCGCTGGTGAACGAGCTGGGCATGGAGCGCGCCGTCGAGGCGGTGGCGAGCGCGGCCGAAGCGATCGCCTCCGCCGGCCGCATCGGCACGGTCGGCTTCTGCTGGGGCGGCACGGTCGCCTTGCTGGCTGCCACGCGCCTGGGCTTTCCTTCGGTCAGCTACTACGGCGCGCGCAACCTGCCTTACCTGGACGAGCAGCCGAAAGCTCCCGTGATGTTCCACTTCGGCGAACTCGACAAGAGCATCCCGCCGGAGATGGTGGCCACGCACCGCGAGAAGCTGCCGCAGATGGAGATCTACACCTATCCCGCCGACCACGCTTTCAATCGCGACGTCGGCCCGCAGTACCACGAACCCAGCGCCGTGCTCGCCTGGGATCGCACCATGGGCTTCTTCGCGCGCGAGCTGGCCGCTGCATGA
- the rimO gene encoding 30S ribosomal protein S12 methylthiotransferase RimO — MSQPSTPKIGFVSLGCPKALVDSERILTQLKVEGYEIVPSYDAADAVVVNTCGFIDAAVQESLDAIGEALHENGKVIVTGCLGKRSELIREAYPDVLAITGPQDYASVMSAVHTALPPKRNPLLDIIPDTGIKLTPKHYAYLKISEGCNHRCSFCIIPSMRGDLVSRPVDEVLVEAERLVKGGVKELLVISQDTSAYGVDLKYAERQWRDKSYRTRMTELCEGLSELGVWTRLHYVYPYPHVDEVMPLMAEGKLLPYLDIPFQHASPRILKLMKRPGNIDKTLERIRNWRKAVPELTIRSTFIVGFPGETDEEFEELLDFLREAELDRVGAFAYSPVDGAKANELPGAVSEELKEDRLEQFMAVQAEISAAKLQRKIGRTIKVLVDEAGPEGAVARSAADAPEIDGVVRIANGQLLKPGQFVDVTVEAADEHDLHARLAG, encoded by the coding sequence ATGTCCCAGCCGTCCACTCCCAAGATCGGTTTCGTCTCGCTCGGCTGCCCCAAGGCCCTGGTCGATTCCGAGCGCATCCTCACCCAGCTCAAGGTCGAGGGCTACGAGATCGTGCCCAGCTACGACGCGGCGGACGCCGTGGTGGTCAACACCTGCGGCTTCATCGACGCGGCGGTGCAGGAATCGCTCGACGCCATCGGCGAGGCGCTGCACGAGAACGGCAAGGTCATCGTCACCGGTTGCCTGGGCAAGCGCTCGGAGCTGATCCGCGAGGCTTATCCGGATGTGCTGGCGATCACCGGTCCGCAGGACTACGCGAGCGTGATGAGCGCCGTGCATACCGCACTGCCGCCCAAGCGCAATCCCTTGCTGGACATCATCCCGGACACGGGCATCAAGTTGACGCCGAAGCACTACGCGTATCTGAAGATCTCCGAAGGCTGCAATCACCGCTGCAGCTTCTGCATCATCCCGTCGATGCGCGGCGACCTCGTCTCGCGACCGGTCGACGAAGTGCTGGTGGAAGCCGAGCGCCTGGTAAAGGGCGGCGTGAAGGAACTGCTGGTGATCTCGCAGGACACCAGCGCCTACGGCGTGGATCTGAAGTACGCCGAGCGCCAGTGGCGCGACAAGAGCTATCGCACGCGGATGACCGAGCTGTGCGAAGGCCTGTCCGAACTGGGCGTGTGGACGCGCCTGCACTACGTCTACCCGTACCCGCACGTGGACGAGGTGATGCCGCTGATGGCCGAGGGCAAGTTGCTGCCGTACCTGGATATCCCGTTCCAGCACGCCAGCCCGCGTATCCTCAAGCTGATGAAGCGGCCGGGCAACATCGACAAGACGCTGGAGCGCATCCGCAACTGGCGCAAGGCCGTGCCCGAGCTGACCATCCGCAGCACGTTCATCGTCGGCTTCCCGGGCGAGACCGATGAAGAGTTCGAGGAACTGCTGGATTTCCTTCGCGAAGCCGAGCTCGACCGCGTGGGCGCGTTCGCCTATTCGCCGGTGGACGGTGCGAAGGCGAACGAGCTGCCGGGCGCCGTGTCCGAGGAACTCAAGGAAGACCGCCTTGAGCAGTTCATGGCGGTGCAGGCGGAGATTTCGGCGGCCAAGCTGCAGCGCAAGATCGGCCGCACCATCAAGGTGCTGGTCGACGAAGCGGGGCCCGAAGGCGCGGTCGCGCGCTCGGCCGCGGACGCGCCGGAAATCGACGGTGTGGTGCGCATCGCCAACGGCCAGTTGCTGAAGCCGGGCCAGTTCGTCGACGTGACGGTCGAAGCGGCCGACGAGCACGACCTGCACGCGCGCCTCGCCGGCTGA
- a CDS encoding DUF3025 domain-containing protein: MRYVAPAREAVDPVVFDRPPLAAWSDYDALLRGSRWPEVAMLNSLLPAGSRERFAAQTRELLDDGLHYEERIHARGDIATREANWHDLFNALAWLRYPAIKRALNAQQAAEIAHMGTRERSRPQCAMTHFDEAGVLVAMRDPALLALWDAHDWHGLFWRRRDAWLDGSIRVEVFGHALLEHALTAGKLLVGKALVFVCATEAEAAMVPSRCADGVAGGVLLRDPLELRPLPLSGVPGWHPDNGDEAFHRTTACYQPLREGRRYPPPVSCGTSLAS; the protein is encoded by the coding sequence ATGCGCTACGTCGCGCCGGCGCGTGAAGCGGTCGATCCGGTCGTGTTCGACCGGCCGCCGCTTGCCGCGTGGAGCGACTACGACGCGCTGCTGCGCGGCTCGCGTTGGCCGGAGGTGGCGATGCTCAACAGCCTGCTTCCCGCCGGAAGCCGCGAGCGCTTCGCGGCACAGACGCGCGAACTGCTCGACGACGGCCTGCATTACGAAGAGCGCATCCACGCGCGCGGCGACATCGCCACGCGCGAAGCCAACTGGCATGACCTGTTCAATGCTCTCGCGTGGCTGCGCTATCCCGCGATCAAGCGCGCGCTGAATGCCCAGCAGGCCGCGGAAATCGCGCACATGGGTACGCGCGAGCGCTCCCGGCCGCAGTGCGCGATGACCCATTTCGACGAAGCCGGCGTGCTGGTCGCCATGCGCGATCCGGCACTGCTGGCGCTGTGGGACGCGCACGACTGGCATGGCCTGTTCTGGCGGCGGCGCGATGCCTGGCTGGACGGCTCCATTCGCGTGGAGGTGTTCGGGCACGCCTTGCTGGAACATGCGCTTACGGCCGGCAAACTGCTGGTTGGCAAGGCGCTGGTGTTCGTCTGTGCGACGGAAGCGGAGGCGGCCATGGTTCCGTCGCGCTGCGCGGACGGCGTCGCCGGCGGGGTCTTGCTGCGCGATCCGCTGGAGTTGCGTCCGCTGCCGCTGTCGGGCGTGCCGGGCTGGCATCCGGACAACGGCGACGAGGCATTCCACCGCACGACGGCGTGCTACCAGCCCCTGCGCGAGGGACGCCGCTATCCGCCGCCCGTGTCCTGCGGCACAAGCCTGGCGTCCTGA
- the phnD gene encoding phosphate/phosphite/phosphonate ABC transporter substrate-binding protein, producing the protein MKAKASKRPRERLRRLGGWMLWLVCWLPWPATAADAATPIRFGILPIGSAAESREQWRPLLADLEKRLGHPVTTVSVSSYAGLSGAIGDQRVDIAFLSGRLAIEAVLHQQMSVFAQFERNDGAKGNVAMLIVRSDGPIHDLNTLLAHPGRWRYARGEPLSVTGYVAPEAEVFAPRGLNSDTFFARVRVGNHQNNALAVVNGEVDVASGNNPDLDLFRRTFPDQASQLKVIWRSSLIPSGVLVIREGMEPGLRKQLMDFMLGYGKSSGPAGERERANLARIPDLAGFVPATSLVLRSFADMEYTLQRQQAQHGRWVSDAARDARLRQVEAEHRELVRQLQAH; encoded by the coding sequence ATGAAGGCGAAGGCGTCGAAGCGGCCGCGCGAGCGGCTTCGCCGGCTGGGCGGATGGATGCTGTGGCTGGTCTGCTGGCTGCCTTGGCCGGCTACCGCGGCCGATGCCGCCACGCCGATCCGGTTCGGTATCCTGCCGATCGGCAGCGCGGCCGAGTCCCGCGAACAATGGCGCCCGCTGCTGGCCGACCTGGAAAAGCGACTGGGGCACCCCGTCACCACGGTGTCGGTCAGCAGTTACGCCGGCCTGTCCGGCGCGATCGGCGACCAGCGCGTCGATATCGCCTTCCTTTCCGGGCGGCTCGCCATCGAGGCGGTGCTGCACCAGCAGATGAGCGTATTCGCCCAGTTCGAGCGCAACGACGGCGCCAAGGGCAACGTGGCGATGCTCATCGTGCGCAGCGATGGCCCCATCCACGATCTGAACACCTTGCTCGCGCATCCGGGCCGCTGGCGCTACGCGCGCGGCGAGCCGCTGTCGGTGACCGGCTACGTCGCGCCCGAGGCGGAAGTGTTCGCGCCGCGCGGCCTGAACTCGGACACCTTCTTCGCACGTGTGCGCGTCGGCAATCACCAGAACAACGCCCTGGCGGTGGTCAATGGCGAAGTGGACGTGGCCAGCGGCAACAACCCCGACCTGGACTTGTTCCGCCGCACGTTCCCGGACCAGGCCTCGCAGCTGAAGGTGATTTGGCGCTCCAGCCTGATTCCCTCTGGCGTGCTGGTGATCCGTGAAGGCATGGAGCCGGGCCTGCGCAAGCAGCTGATGGATTTCATGCTCGGCTACGGCAAGAGCAGCGGGCCCGCGGGCGAGCGCGAGCGCGCCAACCTAGCGCGGATTCCCGATCTGGCCGGCTTCGTGCCCGCGACCAGCCTCGTCCTGCGTTCCTTCGCGGACATGGAATACACCTTGCAGCGGCAGCAGGCCCAGCATGGGCGCTGGGTCAGCGACGCTGCGCGCGACGCGCGCCTGCGCCAGGTGGAAGCGGAGCATCGGGAGCTAGTGCGGCAATTGCAGGCGCATTAG
- the greB gene encoding transcription elongation factor GreB, with protein MSRWRPPSPSSTAIITREGFEKLKAELDHLWHTLRPEVVKALAAAAAEGDRSENAEYTYRKKQLGEIDRRVRYLSKRIPALKVAEGAPADRTAVFFGARIELENVDSGDTAIYRIVGPDETDAKAGWISVDSPLARAVLKKRVDDEFEAELPGGRTRFAIVSVEY; from the coding sequence ATGAGCCGCTGGCGGCCACCCTCCCCCTCCTCCACGGCCATCATCACCCGCGAGGGTTTCGAGAAACTCAAGGCCGAACTGGACCATCTCTGGCACACCCTGCGACCTGAGGTGGTGAAGGCGCTCGCCGCCGCCGCGGCCGAAGGCGATCGGTCGGAGAACGCCGAGTACACGTATCGCAAGAAGCAACTCGGCGAGATCGACCGTCGCGTGCGCTATCTGAGCAAACGCATTCCGGCGCTGAAAGTGGCCGAGGGCGCGCCGGCCGACCGCACGGCGGTGTTCTTCGGCGCGCGCATCGAGCTGGAGAATGTCGATTCCGGAGACACGGCGATCTATCGGATCGTCGGCCCAGACGAGACCGACGCGAAGGCCGGCTGGATCAGCGTGGACTCGCCACTGGCCCGTGCCGTGCTGAAGAAGCGCGTGGACGACGAATTCGAGGCGGAGCTGCCCGGCGGTCGCACGCGTTTCGCGATCGTATCGGTGGAGTACTGA
- a CDS encoding helicase HerA-like domain-containing protein produces the protein MTDILIGRNDSTSVNLDPHFGNRHGMIAGATGTGKSVSLMVLAEGFSRLGVPCFLADAKGDLAGLSMPAGEPGDKLKARLAKLGLADWKPQANPVIFWDIYGKLGHPVRATISEMGPTLLGRILELNDTQEGVLEVIFKVADENGWLLLDLADLRALLGFAAENAKDISTQYGLISTQSIAAIQRAVLKLEQDGADQFFGEPALELADLMRQDMSGRGVINVLAADQLILKPRLYSTFLLWLLSELFEQLPEVGDLDQPKMVFFFDEAHLLFDDAPPALMQRVEQVVRLIRSKGVGVYFCSQNPDDVPGNILGQLGNRVQHALRAFTPRDQKAVKAAAETFAPNPKLDVTDAITKLAVGEALASTLRDGGVPSPVEQVLVTSPTSRIGAITEAERAAARQRSPVGGKYDNAVNRESAAEMLAARASEKAAHAKPAGKGTAAGAEGPGWGDAVRDVLLGNGRRQGVIETMAKSATRTIGTRLGQQIVRGVLGSIFGGKR, from the coding sequence ATGACTGACATCCTGATCGGCCGCAACGACAGCACCAGCGTCAATCTCGACCCGCACTTCGGCAACCGGCACGGGATGATCGCCGGCGCCACCGGCACCGGCAAATCCGTCTCGCTGATGGTGCTGGCCGAAGGTTTCTCGCGGCTGGGCGTGCCCTGCTTCCTGGCGGACGCGAAGGGCGACCTGGCCGGCCTGTCGATGCCGGCGGGTGAGCCGGGCGACAAGCTCAAGGCGCGCCTCGCCAAGCTCGGCCTCGCCGACTGGAAGCCGCAGGCCAATCCGGTCATCTTCTGGGACATCTACGGCAAGCTCGGTCATCCCGTGCGCGCCACCATCAGCGAGATGGGTCCCACCCTGCTCGGCCGCATCCTGGAATTGAACGACACCCAGGAAGGCGTGCTGGAAGTGATCTTCAAGGTCGCCGACGAAAACGGCTGGCTGCTGCTGGACCTCGCCGACCTGCGCGCCCTGCTCGGCTTCGCCGCCGAGAATGCCAAGGACATCTCCACTCAGTACGGCCTGATCAGCACGCAGAGCATCGCCGCCATCCAGCGCGCGGTACTGAAGCTGGAACAGGACGGCGCCGACCAGTTCTTCGGCGAACCGGCGCTGGAACTGGCCGACCTGATGCGCCAGGACATGAGCGGCCGCGGCGTGATCAACGTGCTGGCCGCGGACCAGCTCATTCTCAAGCCGCGCCTCTATTCCACCTTCCTGCTGTGGCTGCTGTCCGAGCTCTTCGAACAGCTGCCCGAAGTCGGCGACCTCGACCAGCCGAAGATGGTGTTCTTCTTCGACGAGGCGCACCTGCTGTTCGACGACGCCCCGCCGGCGCTGATGCAGCGTGTGGAGCAGGTGGTGCGCCTGATCCGTTCCAAGGGCGTGGGCGTGTACTTCTGCTCGCAGAACCCCGACGACGTGCCGGGCAACATCCTCGGCCAGCTCGGCAACCGCGTGCAGCACGCGCTGCGTGCGTTCACACCGCGCGACCAGAAGGCGGTCAAGGCCGCGGCCGAGACGTTCGCGCCCAACCCCAAGCTGGACGTCACCGATGCGATCACCAAACTGGCCGTGGGCGAGGCGCTCGCCTCCACGCTGCGCGACGGCGGCGTGCCGTCGCCGGTAGAGCAGGTCTTGGTGACCTCGCCGACCTCGCGCATCGGCGCGATCACGGAGGCCGAACGCGCGGCCGCGCGCCAGCGCTCGCCGGTGGGCGGCAAGTACGACAACGCGGTGAACCGCGAATCGGCCGCCGAGATGCTCGCCGCCCGCGCCAGCGAAAAGGCGGCTCACGCCAAGCCCGCCGGCAAGGGCACGGCCGCCGGCGCCGAGGGCCCGGGCTGGGGCGATGCCGTGCGCGACGTTCTGCTGGGCAACGGCCGCCGCCAGGGCGTGATCGAGACGATGGCGAAGTCCGCCACGCGCACCATCGGTACGCGGCTGGGCCAGCAGATCGTGCGCGGCGTGCTCGGGAGCATCTTCGGCGGCAAGCGCTGA
- a CDS encoding transglycosylase SLT domain-containing protein, with protein sequence MPARFPIHALRLAPLFAALSALAGCATSGGSHAAPTPQLDTLYGQLDQASKSYEMALQQAREGDAPASQKTLSGALEQLKRASAQCGGVAGCDPQRFFAVYDRLLRLKDGSFSLGDDVEVSGEQMPEATAAGKTGAASLPQAQRSVTLLHGQKLSELIAMNGPVKAALEMWLTQWRSNLMDAYVNYQYMRYQMWPAYQSRDLPEAILFGIMAKESGGKVHAVSRSGAAGPLQFMYATGLRFGLNSDGGFDERFDPALAARANAEYLDEQLGIFNNNLEVTLAAYNGGEGRMRRLVGDDTAVSFYDPRIYNQLSQETRDYVPAVLAAAWLFLHPDSYNLRFPKVDGVPGSITLSRPASLSELTVCLGSAGGMDSGWFRTLRNLNPRVDPQVALPAGTRLVLPKLLEKPYAARCTDGPWPILANDLHTAVVPVVPTTPDPPPARVSATAKSRSYTVKRGDTLAGIVRKLGCSDVQEVAQLNGIRQQHIKPGQTLKLPACR encoded by the coding sequence ATGCCGGCAAGATTCCCCATTCACGCCCTGCGCCTGGCGCCTCTATTCGCCGCGCTTTCGGCGCTGGCCGGCTGCGCCACTTCCGGCGGCAGCCATGCTGCGCCGACGCCGCAGCTGGATACCTTGTATGGCCAGCTCGATCAGGCCAGCAAGAGCTACGAGATGGCGCTGCAGCAGGCGCGCGAAGGCGATGCGCCAGCCTCGCAGAAGACTTTGTCCGGCGCGCTGGAGCAGCTCAAGCGCGCCTCGGCGCAGTGCGGTGGCGTGGCGGGATGCGATCCGCAGCGTTTCTTCGCGGTCTACGACCGCCTGCTGCGCTTGAAGGACGGCAGTTTCTCGCTCGGCGACGACGTGGAAGTGAGCGGCGAGCAGATGCCGGAGGCTACGGCGGCCGGCAAGACCGGCGCGGCCAGCCTGCCGCAGGCCCAGCGCAGCGTGACGCTGCTGCATGGGCAGAAGCTGTCCGAGCTCATCGCCATGAACGGCCCGGTGAAGGCCGCGCTGGAAATGTGGCTGACGCAGTGGCGCTCCAATCTCATGGACGCCTACGTCAATTACCAATACATGCGTTACCAGATGTGGCCGGCTTACCAAAGCCGCGACCTGCCCGAGGCGATCCTGTTCGGCATCATGGCGAAGGAGTCCGGCGGCAAGGTGCATGCGGTGTCGCGCTCGGGCGCGGCAGGCCCGCTGCAGTTCATGTACGCCACCGGCCTGCGCTTCGGCCTGAACAGCGACGGCGGTTTCGACGAGCGCTTCGACCCGGCCCTGGCCGCGCGCGCGAACGCGGAATACCTCGACGAGCAGCTGGGCATTTTCAACAACAACCTCGAAGTGACCCTCGCTGCATACAACGGCGGCGAGGGACGCATGCGTCGCCTGGTGGGCGACGACACCGCGGTCAGCTTCTACGACCCGCGCATCTACAACCAGCTTTCGCAGGAAACCCGCGACTACGTGCCGGCCGTGCTCGCCGCGGCGTGGCTGTTCCTGCACCCGGACAGCTACAACCTGCGCTTTCCGAAGGTGGACGGCGTACCGGGCAGCATCACGCTGTCGCGACCGGCGTCGCTCAGCGAGCTGACCGTGTGCCTGGGCTCGGCCGGCGGCATGGACAGCGGCTGGTTCCGCACGCTGCGCAATCTCAATCCGCGCGTGGACCCGCAGGTCGCGCTGCCGGCCGGTACGAGGCTGGTGCTGCCGAAGCTGCTGGAGAAGCCCTATGCCGCGCGCTGCACCGACGGGCCGTGGCCGATTCTCGCGAACGACCTGCACACCGCGGTGGTTCCCGTCGTGCCGACGACGCCCGATCCGCCGCCTGCCCGCGTATCCGCCACGGCCAAGTCACGCAGCTACACCGTCAAGCGCGGCGACACGCTGGCTGGCATCGTGCGCAAGCTGGGCTGTTCGGACGTGCAGGAAGTGGCCCAGCTCAATGGCATCCGCCAGCAGCACATCAAGCCGGGGCAGACCCTGAAATTGCCCGCCTGCCGCTGA
- the asd gene encoding archaetidylserine decarboxylase (Phosphatidylserine decarboxylase is synthesized as a single chain precursor. Generation of the pyruvoyl active site from a Ser is coupled to cleavage of a Gly-Ser bond between the larger (beta) and smaller (alpha chains). It is an integral membrane protein.) — MTFNVLLQYILPHRALSRVVYWATRWTFAPWKNFLIGQIVRRYQVDMSQAVQTDPLAYQHFNAFFTRKLRHDARRADPDPAALISPADGRISQAGRIVDGRIFQAKGQEYTAAELLGDEAAAVPYRNGRFATIYLSPRDYHRVHMPLAGTLKETVHVPGRIFSVAPFAVEAIPRLFARNERLVCHFESERGPFVVVMVGAILVSSVATVWDGLVIPPYAPSIRRKSFAGQNITLERFAEMARFNMGSTVIMLLPEGMAELDDLQPQQVVNVGQRLGHRLG, encoded by the coding sequence ATGACCTTCAACGTCCTCCTGCAATACATCCTTCCCCACCGCGCGCTGTCCCGGGTGGTCTATTGGGCAACGCGCTGGACTTTCGCACCGTGGAAGAACTTCCTGATCGGGCAGATCGTGCGCCGCTACCAGGTGGACATGAGCCAGGCGGTGCAGACCGACCCGCTCGCGTACCAGCATTTCAATGCCTTCTTCACCCGCAAGCTGCGCCATGACGCGCGCCGCGCCGATCCGGATCCTGCCGCGCTGATCAGCCCGGCCGATGGCCGCATCAGCCAGGCCGGGCGCATCGTCGACGGGCGCATTTTCCAGGCCAAGGGGCAGGAATACACGGCCGCAGAGCTGCTCGGCGACGAGGCGGCGGCCGTCCCGTACCGCAACGGGCGCTTCGCGACCATCTATCTCTCGCCGCGCGACTACCACCGCGTGCACATGCCGCTGGCCGGCACGCTGAAGGAAACGGTCCACGTGCCCGGCCGCATCTTCAGCGTGGCGCCGTTCGCGGTAGAAGCGATTCCGCGCCTGTTCGCCCGCAACGAGCGCCTGGTCTGTCACTTCGAGAGCGAACGCGGTCCGTTCGTGGTGGTGATGGTCGGCGCCATCCTGGTGTCGTCGGTGGCCACCGTGTGGGACGGCCTGGTGATCCCGCCGTACGCGCCGTCGATCCGCCGCAAGTCCTTCGCCGGACAGAACATTACGCTGGAGCGCTTCGCCGAGATGGCGCGCTTCAACATGGGTTCGACCGTGATCATGCTGCTGCCGGAAGGCATGGCGGAGCTGGACGACCTGCAGCCGCAGCAAGTGGTGAACGTGGGCCAGCGACTGGGGCATCGCCTCGGCTAA
- the prmB gene encoding 50S ribosomal protein L3 N(5)-glutamine methyltransferase: MTAELASIIDFIRYGASRFSAAGLTFGHSHDNPIDEATHLVLASLHLPPDIPPAYGAGKLTADERERVLGLIERRVNERLPVAYLVGETWFAGLKFKSDRRALVPRSPIAELIESGFQPWMEHRHVERALDLCTGSGCIGIAMAEYNPDWQVDIVDISDEALSLARENIAFQHVEGRVEAIKSDLFAGVKGRRYDLIVSNPPYVTEDEYAALPGEYSHEPKLGLTSGEDGLDICLRILDEAADHLTEDGLLIVEVGESEHALAALLPEVPFVWIEFKVGAMGVFALERRDLLAHADAIRAAAVARRV; the protein is encoded by the coding sequence GTGACCGCCGAACTCGCCTCCATCATCGACTTCATCCGCTATGGCGCGAGCCGGTTCTCGGCCGCGGGCCTGACCTTCGGGCATAGCCACGACAACCCGATCGACGAGGCCACCCACCTGGTGCTGGCCAGCCTGCATCTGCCGCCGGACATCCCGCCGGCCTACGGCGCCGGCAAGCTCACCGCCGACGAGCGCGAGCGCGTGCTCGGCCTGATCGAGCGCCGCGTCAACGAGCGCCTGCCGGTGGCCTACCTGGTCGGCGAAACCTGGTTCGCCGGCCTGAAGTTCAAGAGCGACCGCCGCGCGCTGGTGCCGCGTTCGCCGATCGCCGAACTGATCGAATCCGGCTTCCAGCCCTGGATGGAGCACCGCCACGTCGAGCGTGCGCTGGACCTGTGCACCGGTTCGGGCTGCATCGGCATCGCCATGGCCGAGTACAACCCGGACTGGCAGGTCGATATCGTCGACATCAGCGACGAAGCGCTCTCGCTGGCGCGCGAGAACATCGCGTTCCAGCACGTCGAGGGCCGCGTCGAGGCGATCAAGTCCGACCTGTTCGCGGGCGTGAAGGGCCGCCGCTACGACCTGATCGTGTCCAATCCGCCGTACGTCACCGAGGACGAATACGCCGCGCTGCCGGGCGAATACAGCCACGAGCCCAAGCTAGGCCTGACCTCCGGCGAAGACGGCCTGGACATCTGCCTGCGCATCCTGGACGAAGCCGCCGATCACCTGACCGAGGACGGCCTGCTGATCGTCGAGGTGGGCGAGAGCGAGCATGCGCTGGCCGCGTTGCTGCCCGAAGTCCCGTTCGTGTGGATCGAGTTCAAGGTCGGCGCGATGGGTGTGTTCGCGCTGGAGCGCCGCGATCTGCTGGCGCATGCCGACGCCATCCGCGCAGCGGCGGTGGCGCGCCGCGTCTGA